One window from the genome of Lepisosteus oculatus isolate fLepOcu1 chromosome 21, fLepOcu1.hap2, whole genome shotgun sequence encodes:
- the mrpl21 gene encoding large ribosomal subunit protein bL21m has translation MAVNTVNGVIRVCMRFTRPAWPLAGSLRTGSCFPAFVRHWSSQDVKLPSSFVPETSLSRPPWPEVSFPDPVEETQRHQDVVQKVNNLLATGQCGRLFAVVHFASRQWKVTNEDLILIENHIDAECGDRIRLEKVLLVGGEDFTLIGRPLLQRDLVRVEATVIEKTESWPKVHMRFWKRHRYQRKRIVVQPQTVLRINTVEVAPGLS, from the exons ATGGCAGTAAACACGGTTAATGGGGTAATACGAGTGTGTATGAGGTTCACCCGGCCGGCCTGGCCGTTAGCTGGGAGCCTACGGACAG gcTCTTGCTTTCCTGCCTTTGTACGTCATTGGAGTTCTCAAGATGTCAAACTGCCTTCAAG CTTTGTCCCAGAGACCTCCTTATCCAGACCTCCTTGGCCAGAGGTTTCATTCCCTGACCCTGTggaagagacacagagacaccagG ATGTTGTACAGAAAGTCAACAACCTTCTTGCTACAGGCCAGTGTGGCAGATTGTTTGCAGTTGTTCATTTTGCAAGTCGACAGTGGAAAGTAACAAACGAAGACTTAATTCTTATTGAAAACCATATAGATGCTGAGTGTGGAGATCGAATAAGACTGGAAAAG GTGTTGCTGGTTGGTGGAGAAGATTTCACGCTAATAGGAAGGCCTCTTCTTCA ACGAGACTTGGTGCGCGTGGAAGCGACTGTTATTGAGAAGACCGAATCCTGGCCAAAGGTCCATATGCGGTTTTGGAAAAGGCACAGATATCAGAGGAAAAGAA TTGTTGTGCAGCCTCAGACAGTACTACGCATCAACACAGTTGAAGTAGCACCAGGATTGTCCTGA